In Electrophorus electricus isolate fEleEle1 chromosome 1, fEleEle1.pri, whole genome shotgun sequence, a single window of DNA contains:
- the LOC113584095 gene encoding membrane-spanning 4-domains subfamily A member 4A-like → MSTTVVPMDNAREGFTIVTHIIPPQTNPAAHISGPLQSFLKGEPKALGTVQIMIAIMTILFAIVIAVTGPTLYIYSGVFFWGSLILCPHISAGSLSVAAENKLNSCAVKGCLTMNIISAVTAGVATVLLSVDIGLLTNFIYRYENYSKYNDSEIFYRAMGYLNGFRGILLVFTVLEMIISICSSAFSCKAICCTQSTANDVVEVPAPYSQKRLQCRKMRHL, encoded by the exons ATGTCTACCACAGTTGTACCAATGGATAACGCAAGAGAGGGCTTCACCATTGTTACCCATATTATCCCACCACAAACAAATCCAGCTGCCCACATTTCGGGTCCACTCCAGTCATTTCTGAAAGGAGAGCCAAAAGCACTTGGG ACTGTCCAGATAATGATTGCAATCATGACAATCTTGTTTGCCATTGTGATTGCTGTCACTGGGCCTACTTTGTACATCTACAGTGGTGTCTTCTTCTGGGGATCCCTTATTTTATGTCCT CATATCAGTGCAGGTTCTTTATCTGTTGCTGCAGAGAACAAGCTTAATTCCTGTGCG GTGAAAGGCTGCCTGACAATgaacatcatcagtgctgtgacTGCAGGAGTAGCCACCGTTCTGCTGTCTGTTGACATCGGGCTGTTAACGAATTTTATCTATAGATATGAAAACTACAGCAAATATAATGATTCAGAAATTTTTTATAGGGCTATG GGTTATCTGAATGGATTTAGAGGTATACTGCTGGTGTTCACTGTGCTTGAGATGATCATCTCTATCTGCAGCTCAGCATTCTCCTGCAAAGCCATCTGCTGCACCCAATCAACG GCCAATGATGTCGTGGAGGTTCCTGCTCCATACAGCCAGAAGCGTCTCCAGTGCCGTAAAATGAGACACCTGTGA